One Halalkalicoccus sp. NIPERK01 genomic region harbors:
- a CDS encoding lipid II:glycine glycyltransferase FemX: MRVIRVTDSDRWEGFVEGNNGPVFDGWAWGELCEACGHRTYRLAVEEDGDLLACVPLVYMESRLFGDQLVSMPYSAYGSVVSREDAPEAATDLLLEPVRDLADELGVDFVSLRGRDLGDPSGFERENRFVTFDIPLSDDPEEVWSALDGSNRTHVRKARKENVEYRRGTSREDLKRYYDLYLKNMRAFGSPPHSFSFFTRLWEGLGDHMVVELALKDDHLINGQIRFLYGDRCFDWGGVTDYEYRDLQGGSLLLWNGIEHACEAGYSTYTMGRTREGTGVYNFKKSWGGEKAWFDDYHYFPNGSTELPNPDDEKYDRVKDVWERLPLSVTRVIGPPIRRQISL, translated from the coding sequence ATGAGAGTCATCCGCGTGACAGATTCGGATCGATGGGAGGGGTTCGTGGAGGGGAACAACGGCCCGGTGTTCGATGGGTGGGCGTGGGGGGAACTTTGTGAGGCGTGTGGCCATCGGACCTATCGCCTCGCCGTCGAGGAGGACGGGGACCTGCTCGCCTGCGTACCCCTCGTCTACATGGAGAGTCGACTGTTCGGCGATCAACTCGTCTCGATGCCCTACAGCGCCTACGGCTCGGTCGTGAGCCGGGAGGACGCCCCCGAGGCGGCGACAGACCTCCTGCTCGAACCCGTCCGCGACCTCGCCGACGAACTCGGCGTCGACTTCGTCAGCCTTCGGGGACGTGACCTCGGCGACCCGTCCGGCTTCGAGAGGGAGAACCGCTTCGTCACGTTCGACATTCCCTTGTCGGACGATCCCGAGGAGGTGTGGAGCGCGCTCGACGGGTCGAACCGAACGCACGTCCGCAAGGCCCGAAAGGAGAACGTCGAGTATCGACGGGGGACCTCGAGGGAGGACCTGAAGCGGTACTACGACCTGTACCTGAAGAACATGCGGGCGTTCGGCAGTCCGCCCCACTCGTTCTCGTTCTTCACGCGACTCTGGGAGGGCCTCGGCGACCACATGGTGGTCGAACTCGCGCTCAAGGACGATCACCTGATCAACGGCCAGATACGGTTCCTCTACGGCGACCGGTGTTTCGACTGGGGTGGGGTCACCGACTACGAGTACCGCGACCTGCAGGGCGGGAGCCTCCTCCTGTGGAACGGCATCGAACACGCCTGCGAGGCGGGCTACTCGACGTACACGATGGGACGGACCCGGGAGGGGACCGGCGTCTACAACTTCAAGAAGAGTTGGGGCGGTGAGAAGGCGTGGTTCGACGACTACCACTACTTCCCGAACGGGTCGACGGAGCTTCCGAACCCCGACGACGAGAAGTACGACCGGGTCAAGGACGTCTGGGAGCGCCTCCCGCTATCGGTGACGAGAGTGATCGGCCCGCCGATCCGTCGACAGATCAGCCTCTGA
- a CDS encoding NAD-dependent epimerase/dehydratase family protein codes for MNVLVTGGAGFIGSHLTDALVSDHDVTVLDDFSSGRRANVHPSARVVEGDVRDERRLDEVVGGADVVFHQAASVSVDRSVEDPTGSHAVNVDATLSLLEAARRHDVRCVLASSAAIYGRPESVPIPESMPKDPESPYGIEKLSVDQYARVYNDLYDLPTVALRYFNVYGPRQTAGDYSGVISVFLRQALEDEPITVHGDGSQTRDFVHVDDVAQANLLAMETDRVGEAYNVGTGETTTIDALARTIRDVTGSDSEIVHTEGRAGDVDRSRAAIEKARQHLGYEPTVTLEDGLRTLA; via the coding sequence GTGAACGTACTCGTCACCGGCGGGGCCGGTTTCATCGGCAGTCACCTGACCGACGCGCTCGTTTCCGACCACGACGTCACCGTCCTCGACGACTTCTCGAGCGGCCGCCGCGCGAACGTCCACCCCTCGGCGCGCGTCGTCGAGGGGGACGTCCGCGACGAGCGCCGTCTCGACGAGGTCGTCGGCGGGGCGGACGTGGTCTTCCATCAGGCCGCGAGCGTCAGCGTCGACCGGTCGGTCGAGGACCCGACGGGGAGTCACGCGGTCAACGTCGACGCGACCCTCTCGCTGCTGGAGGCCGCACGGAGACACGACGTCCGGTGTGTGCTGGCCTCCAGTGCGGCGATCTACGGCCGACCCGAGTCGGTACCGATCCCCGAATCCATGCCCAAGGACCCCGAGTCCCCCTACGGCATCGAGAAGCTGAGCGTCGACCAGTACGCCCGCGTCTACAACGACCTCTACGACCTGCCGACGGTCGCGCTTCGCTACTTCAACGTCTACGGCCCGCGACAGACCGCCGGCGACTACAGCGGCGTCATCAGCGTCTTCCTCCGACAGGCGCTCGAGGACGAGCCCATCACGGTCCACGGCGACGGCTCCCAGACCAGGGACTTCGTCCACGTGGACGACGTCGCACAGGCGAACCTGCTGGCGATGGAGACCGACCGCGTGGGCGAGGCGTACAACGTCGGCACCGGCGAGACGACGACGATCGACGCCCTCGCGCGGACGATCCGGGACGTGACGGGGTCCGACTCGGAGATCGTCCACACCGAGGGCCGTGCCGGGGACGTCGACCGGAGCCGTGCGGCGATCGAAAAGGCCCGACAACACCTGGGTTACGAACCGACGGTCACGCTCGAGGACGGCCTCCGGACGCTGGCCTGA